The following proteins are co-located in the Meriones unguiculatus strain TT.TT164.6M chromosome 13 unlocalized genomic scaffold, Bangor_MerUng_6.1 Chr13_unordered_Contig_2907, whole genome shotgun sequence genome:
- the LOC132650550 gene encoding LOW QUALITY PROTEIN: uncharacterized protein LOC132650550 (The sequence of the model RefSeq protein was modified relative to this genomic sequence to represent the inferred CDS: inserted 3 bases in 3 codons; deleted 1 base in 1 codon), translated as MPPLPAHPLLLLLLPLLLLQGARAEPGQGAQVWVRFAQPEPPEAQGPIYGTFPDGFIWAVASSAGQGDWGAPSSPSCSSFFSSSSSLSSSSSSFSHSSSSSSSSFSSSSPSSSSLNSSSSLSSLSSSSSLSSSSLPSSSLNSSSLSSSPFSSSHSSSSSFSSPSSLSSSSFLNSTSSSPPPPSPPPPPSTLLLPSPPPPSPPHPPPSSLPPPSTPLLPSPPPPPPSPPLPPPPSPPPLTPLPPPSPPLPPPPPTDLVFRHLLREAEALRGLGVTHFRFPISWARVLPGGAPCRAGIGFYHHLLGALEGLGVRAVAALAPAELPLASGWTHPASVRLFLAYAELCFREFGPRVRLWLTLDNPYLLAXARGARGAYLAGHHLLLAHAQAWHLYNSTFRAQQGGEVSLSLGSHWVTPRRPGHPEDVRACQRSLESVLGWFARPVFGDGAYPEALGAGAAAGAPELSARERALVRGSADLFALSFGPALLLRPPEPRVARGQRLSLDLRRLLRWVSLEYGRPRVLVAEAGWFEPARTRTGDAKHAQYLKRFAMDALRAILLDGVDVVGFTASALLDAPERLRGRGVRRGLFHVDFRRADAPPAPKASAALYRKLLRDRGFPTRPELRPLRSHFPCGFAWGVVDGLVPVDSAPSQPPDPTVYLWDPRGTRQLTLIPAASIPPRAPRPPSCGDLSAVRLRVSLAAELGVTHMRFALDWASLLPXGDASRVDGRALRLYACLAGELARAGVEPVVTLWQPGAGLPRALASRGAWGHAXAPRAFAAYAGLCFRALGGSVRTWLTLGEPDPRATSPREARHMLRAHGLAWRLYHARFRAAQGGRVSLAVRADWAEPAWAPSRADREAAQAAMERDAAWMLDPVFGARGDGEDDGGYPRRTRERVRRVWGVTLPGSRAGTWGLVRGAVDFLAVAHYGTALVAARDWDAWDEDAGDTDARVHAEEDADGHANENVNRHANVDANEHANEHANEGSGGGEGRANGRVNQDANLYANEHTNEGTGGRDGRTNRDANQHANKNANKHANEDAGGRDDRVNQNVNQYANGHANEHAHQDVESQDANEHASHRANRHANYHANEDADGHANEEAVGREGRANGRTKRDANQHANRHENGHAKGDADEHANRHENGHAKEDADEHANRHAKEDADEHANEEAVGRDGRANIRTNRDANQHANRHENGHAKGDADEHANRHENGHAKEDADEHANRHAKEDADEHANEEAVGRDGRANGRTKRDANQHENGHAKGDADEHANRHAKEDADEHANRHAKEDADEHANRHAKEDADEHANRHENGHAKEDADEHANHHANRHANEDADEHANRHAKEDADEHANRHTKEDADEHANRHANQHENGHAKEDADEHANEEAVGRDGRANGRTKRDANQHANRHENGHAKEDADEHANEEAVGRDGRANIRTNRDANQHANRHENGHAKGDADEHANRHENGHAKEDADEHANRHAKEDADEHANEEAVGRDGRANGRTKRDANQHENGHAKGDADEHANRHAKEDADEHANRHAKEDADEHANRHENGHAKEDADEHANHHANRHANEDADEHANRHAKEDADEHANRHTKEDADEHANRHANQHENGHAKEDADEHANEEAVGRDGRANGRTKRDANQHANRHENGHAKEDADEHANEEAVGRDGRANIRTNRDANQHANRHENGHAKEDADEHANRHANRHAKEDADEHANRHANQHENGHAKEDADEHANRHAKEDADEHANRHANEDADEHANRHANQHENGHAKEDADEHANRQANGHANKHANEDADRHADEHANEDADEHANEDADEHANEDADEHANRHANGHANRHANEGADRHADERADARAGRRAHARARGPPWS; from the exons ATGCCTCCCCTCCCTGctcaccccctcctcctcctcctcctccccctcctcctcctccagggaGCCCGCGCCGAGCCCGGCCAAGGCGCCCAGGTCTGGGTCCGCTTCGCCCAGCCCGAACCCCCCGAGGCCCAGGGTCCCATCTACGGCACCTTCCCCGACGGCTTCATCTGGGCCGTGGCCAGCTCCGCCGGCCAGGGGGACTGGGGGGCCCCGTcctccccctcctgctcctccttcttctcttcctcctcctccctctcctcctcctcctcttcattctcccattcctcctcctcctcttcatcctccttctcctcctcctctccttcctcctcctccctcaactcctcttcttccctctcctccctctcctcgtcgtcctccctgtcctcttcctccctcccttcctcctccctcaactcttcttccctctcctcctctcctttctcctcctcccattcctcttcctcctccttctcctctccctcctccctctcctcctcctccttcctcaactccacttcttcctctcctcctcccccttctcctcctcctcctccctcaactctacttcttccctctcctcctcctccctctcctccccatcctcctccttcctcccttcctcctccctcaactcctcttcttccctctcctcctccccctcctccctctcctcctcttcctcctcccccttctcctcctcctttaactcctcttcctcccccttctcctcctctcccccctcctccccccaccgaCCTCGTCTTCCGTCACCTCCTCCGGGAGGCGGAGGCGCTGCGCGGCCTGGGGGTCACTCACTTCCGCTTCCCCATCTCGTGGGCGCGGGTGCTCCCCGGCGGTGCTCCCTGCCGGGCGGGGATCGGCTTCTACCATCACCTCCTGGGCGCCCTGGAGGGGCTCGGGGTGCGGGCGGTGGCGGCGCTGGCGCCCGCCGAGCTGCCCCTGGCCTCGGGCTGGACCCACCCGGCCTCCGTGCGCCTCTTCCTGGCCTATGCCGAGCTCTGCTTCCGCGAGTTCGGACCCCGCGTCCGCCTCTGGCTCACGCTGGACAACCCCTACCTGCTGG CTGCGCGCGGGGCCCGGGGGGCCTACCTGGCCGGGCACCACCTGCTGCTG GCCCACGCGCAGGCCTGGCACCTCTACAACAGCACGTTCCGGGCGCAGCAGGGCGGCGAGGTGTCGCTGTCGCTGGGGTCGCACTGGGTGACGCCCCGGAGGCCCGGCCACCCGGAGGACGTGCGGGCGTGCCAGAGGTCGCTGGAGTCGGTGCTGGGCTGGTTCGCGAGGCCCGTGTTCGGGGACGGGGCCTACCCGGAGGCGCTGGGCGcgggggcggcggcgggggcCCCCGAG CTCTCGGCCCGCGAGCGCGCGCTGGTGCGGGGCAGCGCCGACCTGTTCGCGCTGTCCTTCGGGCCCGCGCTCCTCCTCCGGCCGCCCGAGCCCCGCGTCGCCCGCGGGCAGCGCTTGTCCCTGGACCTCCGGCGGCTGCTGCGCTGGGTGAGCCTGGAGTACGGCCGCCCCCGCGTGCTGGTGGCCGAGGCCGGCTGGTTCGAGCCCGCCCGCACCCGCACCGGCGACGCCAAGCACGCGCAGTACCTCAAGAGGTTCGCGATGGACGCGCTCAGAG CCATCTTGCTGGACGGCGTCGACGTCGTCGGCTTCACGGCCTCTGCGCTCCTGGACGCGCCCGAGCGGCTCCGTGGACGCGGCGTCCGGCGCGGCCTGTTCCACGTCGACTTCCGGCGCGCCGACGCCCCGCCCGCGCCCAAGGCCTCGGCCGCGCTCTACCGGAAGCTGCTCCGCGACCGCGGCTTCCCGACCCGCCCCGAGCTCCGCCCCCTGCGCAGCCACTTTCCCTGCGGCTTCGCCTGGGGCGTGGTCGACGGGCTCGTGCCG gtggACTCCGCCCCCTCCCAGCCCCCCGACCCCACCGTCTACCTGTGGGACCCACGCGGGACCCGGCAGCTCACGCTCATCCCCGCGGCCTCCATCCCCCCACGCGCGCCCCGTCCCCCGTCCTGCGGGGACCTGTCCGCCGTGCGCCTCCGCGTGTCGCTGGCCGCGGAGTTGGGCGTCACGCACATGCGCTTCGCGCTGGACTGGGCCTCGCTGCTCC CGGGGGACGCGTCGCGCGTGGACGGGCGGGCGCTGCGCCTCTACGCGTGCCTGGCCGGGGAGCTGGCGCGGGCAGGCGTGGAGCCCGTGGTGACGCTGTGGCAGCCGGGCGCGGGGCTGCCACGCGCGCTCGCGTCCCGCGGGGCGTGGGGGCACG GGGCGCCCCGGGCCTTCGCGGCCTACGCGGGGCTGTGCTTCCGCGCGCTGGGGGGCTCCGTGAGGACGTGGCTGACCCTGGGGGAGCCCGACCCACGCGCGACCTCCCCGCGCGAGGCCCGGCACATGCTGCGCGCCCACGGCCTGGCCTGGAGGCTCTACCACGCGCGGTTCCGGGCCGCGCAGGGCGGACGCGTGTCGCTGGCGGTCAGGGCCGACTGGGCCGAGCCCGCGTGGGCCCCGTCGCGAGCGGACCGGGAGGCGGCGCAGGCGGCGATGGAGAGGGACGCGGCGTGGATGCTGGACCCCGTGTTTGGGGCGCGGGGGGACGGAGAGGACGACGGCGGGTACCCACGCAGGACACGGGAGAGGGTGCGGCGCGTGTGGGGGGTCACGCTGCCCGGCTCACGCGCGGGGACCTGGGGGCTGGTGCGTGGGGCCGTGGACTTCCTCGCCGTGGCGCACTACGGCACCGCGCTGGTGGCCGCGAGGGACTGGGACGCGTGGGACGAGGACGCGGGGGACACGGACGCGCGCGTGCATGCAGAAGAGGATGCAGATGGGCATGCAAATGAGAATGTAAATAGACATGCAAATGTGGATGCAAACGAACATGCAAATGAGCATGCAAATGAGGGTTCAGGAGGAGGGGAGGGCCGTGCAAATGGCCGTGTGAACCAGGATGCAAATCTGTATGCAAATGAACACACAAATGAAGGCACCGGAGGAAGGGATGGACGCACAAACCGGGATGCAAATCAGCATGCAAATAAGAATGCAAATAAACATGCAAATGAGGATGCAGGAGGAAGGGATGACCGTGTAAACCAGAATGTAAATCAGTATGCAAATGGCCACGCAAATGAGCACGCACATCAGGACGTAGAAAGCCAGGATGCAAATGAGCATGCAAGTCACCGTGCGAATAGACATGCAAACTACCATGCAAATGAGGATGCAGATGGCCATGCAAATGAGGAAGCTGTGGGAAGGGAAGGACGTGCAAATGGCCGCACAAAGCGGGATGCAAACCAGCATGCAAATCGCCATGAAAATGGACACGCAAAGGGGGATGCAGATGAACATGCAAATCGCCATGAAAATGGCCACGCAAAGGAGGATGCAGATGAGCATGCAAATCGCCATGCAAAGGAGGATGCAGATGAGCATGCAAATGAGGAAGCTGTGGGAAGGGATGGACGTGCAAATATCCGCACAAATCGGGATGCAAACCAGCATGCAAATCGCCATGAAAATGGACACGCAAAGGGGGATGCAGATGAACATGCAAATCGCCATGAAAATGGCCACGCAAAGGAGGATGCAGATGAGCATGCAAATCGCCATGCAAAGGAGGATGCAGATGAGCATGCAAATGAGGAAGCTGTGGGAAGGGATGGACGTGCAAATGGCCGCACAAAGCGGGATGCAAATCAGCATGAAAATGGCCACGCAAAGGGGGATGCAGATGAGCATGCAAATCGCCATGCAAAGGAGGATGCAGATGAGCATGCAAATCGCCATGCAAAGGAGGATGCAGATGAGCATGCAAATCGCCATGCAAAGGAGGATGCAGATGAGCATGCAAATCGCCATGAAAATGGCCACGCAAAGGAGGATGCAGATGAGCATGCAAATCATCATGCAAATCGCCACGCAAACGAGGATGCAGATGAGCATGCAAATCGCCACGCAAAGGAGGATGCAGATGAGCATGCAAATCGCCATACAAAGGAGGATGCAGATGAACATGCAAATCGCCATGCAAATCAGCATGAAAATGGCCACGCAAAGGAGGATGCAGATGAGCATGCAAATGAGGAAGCTGTGGGAAGGGATGGACGTGCAAATGGCCGCACAAAGCGGGATGCAAACCAGCATGCAAATCGCCATGAAAATGGCCACGCAAAGGAGGATGCAGATGAGCATGCAAATGAGGAAGCTGTGGGAAGGGATGGACGTGCAAATATCCGCACAAATCGGGATGCAAACCAGCATGCAAATCGCCATGAAAATGGACACGCAAAGGGGGATGCAGATGAACATGCAAATCGCCATGAAAATGGCCACGCAAAGGAGGATGCAGATGAGCATGCAAATCGCCATGCAAAGGAGGATGCAGATGAGCATGCAAATGAGGAAGCTGTGGGAAGGGATGGACGTGCAAATGGCCGCACAAAGCGGGATGCAAATCAGCATGAAAATGGCCACGCAAAGGGGGATGCAGATGAGCATGCAAATCGCCATGCAAAGGAGGATGCAGATGAGCATGCAAATCGCCATGCAAAGGAGGATGCAGATGAGCATGCAAATCGCCATGAAAATGGCCACGCAAAGGAGGATGCAGATGAGCATGCAAATCATCATGCAAATCGCCACGCAAACGAGGATGCAGATGAGCATGCAAATCGCCACGCAAAGGAGGATGCAGATGAGCATGCAAATCGCCATACAAAGGAGGATGCAGATGAACATGCAAATCGCCATGCAAATCAGCATGAAAATGGCCACGCAAAGGAGGATGCAGATGAGCATGCAAATGAGGAAGCTGTGGGAAGGGATGGACGTGCAAATGGCCGCACAAAGCGGGATGCAAACCAGCATGCAAATCGCCATGAAAATGGCCACGCAAAGGAGGATGCAGATGAGCATGCAAATGAGGAAGCTGTGGGAAGGGATGGACGTGCAAATATCCGCACAAATCGGGATGCAAACCAGCATGCAAATCGCCATGAAAATGGCCACGCAAAGGAGGATGCAGATGAGCATGCAAATCGCCATGCAAATCGCCACGCAAAGGAGGATGCAGATGAGCATGCAAATCGCCATGCAAATCAGCATGAAAATGGCCACGCAAAGGAGGATGCAGATGAGCATGCAAATCGCCATGCAAAGGAGGATGCAGATGAGCATGCAAATCGCCACGCAAATGAGGATGCAGATGAGCATGCAAATCGCCATGCAAATCAGCATGAAAATGGCCACGCAAAGGAGGATGCAGATGAGCATGCAAATCGCCAGGCAAATGGCCATGCAAACAAGCATGCAAACGAGGATGCAGATCGCCATGCAGATGAGCATGCAAATGAGGATGCAGATGAGCATGCAAACGAGGATGCAGATGAGCATGCAAACGAGGATGCCGATGAGCATGCAAATCGCCACGCAAACGGCCATGCAAACAGGCATGCAAACGAGGGTGCAGATCGCCACGCAGACGAGCGTGCCGACGCGCGTGCAGGCCGCCGTGCACACGCGCGTGCCCGCGGGCCCCCCTGGAGCTGA